The following proteins come from a genomic window of Trifolium pratense cultivar HEN17-A07 linkage group LG4, ARS_RC_1.1, whole genome shotgun sequence:
- the LOC123921015 gene encoding transcription factor RAX3-like isoform X2 translates to MGRAPCCDKANVKRGPWSPEEDSKLKSYIQQYGTGGNWIALPSKIGLKRCGKSCRLRWLNYLRPNLKHGSFSEEEDNIICSLYVNIGSRWSVIAAQLPGRTDNDIKNYWNTKLKKKLLTKQKKDQQSQTRRAFRLNQEIKRENGNLVLPNEVINISQTPNYLQTEHYSFPNPSFIQNYNLKEIEFSDNHQLQGINSQYPCDIYFQQDQLSYDPSTINNINSAGLAYVNHQQTDGSMKIDSGANSTFIESSNWGDISSLVSDYEGCHQQTMIQEDVTFDESMLFYGMVQTQ, encoded by the exons ATGGGGAGGGCTCCTTGTTGTGACAAAGCCAATGTGAAGAGAGGTCCATGGTCACCTGAAGAAGACTCCAAACTCAAATCTTATATCCAACAATATGGCACTGGTGGCAACTGGATAGCCCTGCCAAGCAAAATAG GCCTCAAAAGGTGTGGAAAAAGTTGTCGTCTTAGATGGCTAAATTATCTTCGTCCAAACCTTAAACATGGAAGTTTCTCCGAAGAAGAAGACAACATTATTTGCAGCCTCTATGTCAATATCGGAAGCAG GTGGTCCGTTATAGCAGCACAATTACCAGGACGAACGGATAATGATATAAAGAACTACTGGAACACAAAGTTGAAGAAGAAACTTCTAACAAAGCAAAAGAAGGATCAACAATCTCAAACTCGCCGAGCTTTTAGACTAAACCAAGAGATTAAGAGAGAAAATGGAAATTTGGTATTGCCTAATGAAGTTATCAATATTAGCCAAACTCCAAATTATTTGCAAACAGAACACTATTCCTTTCCAAATCcttctttcatccaaaattatAATCTCAAGGAAATTGAATTCTCTGATAATCATCAACTGCAGGGAATTAATTCTCAATATCCATGTGACATTTACTTCCAACAAGACCAACTAAGTTATGATCCATCTACAATCAACAACATAAACTCTGCAGGTTTGGCCTATGTGAACCACCAACAAACAGATGGATCAATGAAGATCGATAGTGGCGCGAACTCGACATTTATAGAAAGCAGTAATTGGGGAGATATAAGTTCTTTGGTTTCTGATTATGAAGGTTGCCATCAACAAACAATGATTCAAGAAGATGTTACTTTTGATGAGTCTATGTTGTTCTATGGAATGGTCCAAACACAATAA
- the LOC123921015 gene encoding transcription factor RAX3-like isoform X1, whose amino-acid sequence MGRAPCCDKANVKRGPWSPEEDSKLKSYIQQYGTGGNWIALPSKIVGLKRCGKSCRLRWLNYLRPNLKHGSFSEEEDNIICSLYVNIGSRWSVIAAQLPGRTDNDIKNYWNTKLKKKLLTKQKKDQQSQTRRAFRLNQEIKRENGNLVLPNEVINISQTPNYLQTEHYSFPNPSFIQNYNLKEIEFSDNHQLQGINSQYPCDIYFQQDQLSYDPSTINNINSAGLAYVNHQQTDGSMKIDSGANSTFIESSNWGDISSLVSDYEGCHQQTMIQEDVTFDESMLFYGMVQTQ is encoded by the exons ATGGGGAGGGCTCCTTGTTGTGACAAAGCCAATGTGAAGAGAGGTCCATGGTCACCTGAAGAAGACTCCAAACTCAAATCTTATATCCAACAATATGGCACTGGTGGCAACTGGATAGCCCTGCCAAGCAAAATAG TAGGCCTCAAAAGGTGTGGAAAAAGTTGTCGTCTTAGATGGCTAAATTATCTTCGTCCAAACCTTAAACATGGAAGTTTCTCCGAAGAAGAAGACAACATTATTTGCAGCCTCTATGTCAATATCGGAAGCAG GTGGTCCGTTATAGCAGCACAATTACCAGGACGAACGGATAATGATATAAAGAACTACTGGAACACAAAGTTGAAGAAGAAACTTCTAACAAAGCAAAAGAAGGATCAACAATCTCAAACTCGCCGAGCTTTTAGACTAAACCAAGAGATTAAGAGAGAAAATGGAAATTTGGTATTGCCTAATGAAGTTATCAATATTAGCCAAACTCCAAATTATTTGCAAACAGAACACTATTCCTTTCCAAATCcttctttcatccaaaattatAATCTCAAGGAAATTGAATTCTCTGATAATCATCAACTGCAGGGAATTAATTCTCAATATCCATGTGACATTTACTTCCAACAAGACCAACTAAGTTATGATCCATCTACAATCAACAACATAAACTCTGCAGGTTTGGCCTATGTGAACCACCAACAAACAGATGGATCAATGAAGATCGATAGTGGCGCGAACTCGACATTTATAGAAAGCAGTAATTGGGGAGATATAAGTTCTTTGGTTTCTGATTATGAAGGTTGCCATCAACAAACAATGATTCAAGAAGATGTTACTTTTGATGAGTCTATGTTGTTCTATGGAATGGTCCAAACACAATAA
- the LOC123921016 gene encoding 1-aminocyclopropane-1-carboxylate synthase 3, with protein MKLLSTKATCNSHGQDSSYFLGWEEYEKNPYDDVHNPKGIIQMGLAENQLSFDLLESWLAKNPDASGFKQGGKSIFRELALFQDYHGLPSFKQALVDFMAEIRGNRVSFDPNHIVLTAGSTSANETLMFCLAEKGEAFLLPTPYYPGFDRDLKWRTGVEIVPIQCNSSNNFQITEQALQQAYKDAQERNLKVKGVMVTNPSNPLGTTMSRSELNLLVDFIEENKDMHLISDEIYSGTVFSSPNFISVMEILKERNDLQDFKQTDNICERVHVVYSLSKDLGLPGFRVGALYSENDEVVAAATKMSSFGLISSQTQYLLSSMLGDKKFTKNYLAENLKRLKKRHGKLVSGLQKAGINCLESNAALFCWVDMRHLLPSNTFEAEMDLWKKIVYQVGLNISPGSSCHCNEPGWFRVCFANMSEETLKQAMKRLKAFVVESTGNVNSVTSRSTLQKTKSVLTKWVFRLSSRDHRDHQEER; from the exons atgaAGCTCTTGTCTACAAAAGCAACTTGTAATAGTCATGGCCAAGATTCTTCATACTTCTTAGGATGGGAAGAATATGAGAAAAATCCATATGATGATGTTCATAATCCCAAAGGAATTATTCAAATGGGTCTAGCTGAGAATCAA CTCTCTTTTGATCTCTTGGAATCATGGTTGGCTAAGAATCCAGACGCATCTGGATTCAAACAAGGTGGGAAATCCATCTTCAGAGAACTTGCTCTCTTCCAAGACTACCATGGTCTCCCTTCATTCAAACAAGCATTGGTAGATTTCATGGCTGAAATCAGAGGAAACAGAGTTTCCTTTGATCCCAACCACATAGTTCTCACCGCGGGGTCTACTTCCGCAAACGAGACTCTTATGTTTTGTCTCGCTGAGAAAGGAGAAGCATTTCTCCTTCCTACACCTTACTATCCAGG ATTTGATAGAGATCTTAAATGGAGAACTGGTGTTGAGATTGTTCCAATACAATGCAATAGCTCCAACAACTTTCAAATAACTGAACaagcattgcaacaagcatacaAAGATGCACAAGAACGCAACCTTAAAGTCAAAGGAGTAATGGTTACAAACCCGTCAAACCCATTAGGCACCACAATGTCAAGGAGTGAATTAAATCTTCTCGTTGACTTTATTGAAGAAAACAAAGACATGCATTTGATAAGTGACGAAATTTACTCCGGGACTGTTTTTTCCTCTCCAAATTTTATCAGCGTTATGGAAATCCTAAAGGAAAGAAATGACCTTCAGGATTTCAAACAAACTGATAATATTTGCGAGAGAGTTCATGTTGTCTATAGTCTTTCCAAAGACTTGGGTTTGCCAGGTTTCCGTGTTGGTGCACTTTACTCCGAAAATGATGAAGTTGTCGCGGCTGCAACAAAGATGTCTAGCTTCGGCTTGATCTCATCACAAACACAATATCTTCTTTCCTCCATGCTTGGTGATAAAAAATTCACCAAAAACTACTTAGCTGAAAACTTAAAGAGACTTAAAAAACGACATGGAAAGCTCGTTTCCGGGTTACAAAAAGCCGGTATTAACTGCTTAGAAAGCAATGCTGCATTATTTTGTTGGGTTGATATGAGGCATCTTCTCCCTTCCAACACATTTGAAGCTGAAATGGATCTATGGAAGAAGATAGTGTACCAAGTTGGTTTGAACATTTCACCCGGTTCATCTTGTCATTGTAATGAACCGGGTTGGTTTCGTGTATGTTTCGCTAACATGTCGGAAGAGACTCTCAAACAAGCAATGAAAAGGCTAAAAGCTTTCGTTGTTGAGTCCACCGGCAATGTTAATAGTGTAACTAGTCGGAGCACACTTCAAAAGACAAAATCAGTACTCACTAAGTGGGTTTTTCGGTTATCGTCTCGTGATCATCGTGATCATCAAGAGGAACGGtaa